In Synechococcus sp. HK05, the genomic stretch CCTTGGCGGCGCACCTTGACCCCTACGGCCTCCAGCAGGCTGCCGACGGGTACGGCCACCTCGTCGTCGAGGCTGCGTTGCTGGTCGGCGCTCAGCTTCAGCGTTTGCCCGAACCATTCGAGGGCCAGGCTGCCGCCCGCAGCGGCGCTGCGGCTTACCCCCAGCTGGCCTTCAAGCACTTCCAGCGGCAGCCAGAGCTCACCGGCATCGTCCAGCCAGAGGGCTTGCTGGCGCAGACCATTAATGCTGAGGCTTGTTCCCGAAACCCCTTGCCTGCCCGCAGGCTTCGCCTGGCGCTGCAGCGGCGCCTGGGGGGGCGGAGCCGGTAGGGGCGGCGGCGGTGTGAGAGGGATGCCGGGGAGTAGAGCCGCCAGCGCCGGCAGGGGGGGCATCCAACAGCGGCGGCAGGCCCAGCCACGCTAGCGAGCTCGTTTGGCTGCGCCCAGGGGATACCAGCTCTTAGGATCAGCAGTTCGCAGCGCGGCCCCAGGCCGGGCGAGCCACGGCCATGGCAGCGCTTGCGCGGTGGCAGGTTCGCTCTCGCGCTGGATCAATTCGCAACAGGTTGTCGCCGGGTTATGTCGCAGTTTTCTCGCCCCGAATGGCCCCATCGCGACAGCCCCGCCCCGGCGGCGGTGGCCGGCGAGAAGGATGCCTGCGGTGTGGGTTTTCTGGCCAGCCTGAAGGGGGAAGCCAGCCACTGGGTGCTGCGGCAGGCCCTGCGCGGTCTCGATTGCATGGAGCATCGGGGCGGCTGCGGCGGCGATGGCGATTCCGGCGATGGTGCGGGCGTGCTCTGCGGCATCCCATGGAGCTATCTCGATGCGGTGTGGCCTGAGGCCGCCGCGAGCAGCGGCCGCAGCCGCGGCCTGGGCATGTTGTTCCTGCCCGCAGACCCGGCCCGCCGCGACCAGGCCAAAGCCTTCTGCGATGAAGAGGCCGCCAAGCTCGGCCTCGCCAGCCTCGGTTGGCGTGCGGTGCCGGTGGATGCCTCGGTGCTCGGCCCCCTGGCTCGCGGCACCGCGCCGGTGATTGAGCAGTGGCTGCTCGGCGCGGCTGAGGCCGGCGATGCCCTCGAATCGCTGCTGTTCCGTCTGCGCCGCCGCTGCGGCGATCGGGCCCGGGCGGCTTGGGGCGCTGGCCCCAGCGAGCTGTATTTCGCGTCGCTGAGCAGCCGCACCGTTGTTTACAAGGGCATGGTGCGCTCGGAAGTGCTCTCGGCCTTCTACGGCGACCTGCGCGATGAACGCTTCGCCGTGAGCTTTGCGGTGTATCACCGCCGCTTCAGCACCAACACCCTGCCCCGCTGGCCCCTGGCCCAGCCGATGCGCTTGCTGGGGCACAACGGTGAGATCAACACTCTGCTGGGCAACCTCAACTGGGCCCGCGCTTCCGAGGCCGATCTCGATGCGGTGTGGGGTGAGGCCGCTTCCGATCTCAAGCCGGTGGTGAATCCGGCCTTCAGTGATTCCGCCAACCTCGACGCCACCCTGGAGCTGCTGGTGCGCAGCGGCCGGCCGATCACCGAGAGCCTGCTCACGCTGGTGCCTGAGGCTTTCCGCGATCAGCCCGAGCTGGCGGATAAGCCGGAGATCCAGGCGTTCTACGAATACTCGGCCTGCACCCAGGAACCCTGGGATGGCCCGGCCCTGCTGGTGTTCGCCGATGGCCGCAGCGTGGGCGCCACCCTGGACCGCAACGGCCTGCGCCCGGCTCGCTACTGCATCACCAACGACGGGTTCGTGGTGATGGGCTCAGAAACCGGCGTGGTGGAGCTCGAGGAGAGCCGCATCATCGAAAAGGGCCGCCTCGGCCCCGGCCAGATGCTGGCGGTGGATCTGGAGAACGGCCGCCTGCTGCACAACTGGGAGGTGAAGCAGGAGATCGCTTCGCGCCATCCCTACGGCCAGTGGCTGGCGGAACACCGCCGCGACCTTGGGGTTCAGCCCTGGGCCCAGGAGCGTCAGCTCGGCGATCTCGAGCTGCTGCAGCAGCAGACCGCCTTTGGCTTCACCGCTGAAGACTTTGATCTGGTGATCGAAGACATGGCGGGTGCCGGCAAGGAGCCCACCTACTGCATGGGCGACGACATCCCCCTGGCGGTGCTCTCCAATAAGCCCCACCTGCTCTACGACTACTTCAAACAGCGCTTCGCGCAGGTCACGAACCCGCCGATCGATCCGCTGCGCGAAAAGCTGGTGATGAGCCTGGAGATGCACCTGGGCAAGCGCGGCTCACCGCTGCAGCCCCAGGCATCCGCTGCCGCCGCACTGCATCTCGATAGCCCCATCCTCAACGAGGCCGAACTGGCGGCTGTGGCGCAGCAGGGCATTCCCTGCAGCACCCTCTCCACCCTGATGCCGATCACCGATGGCCCCGCTGGTTTGGCGGCGGCGGTCGAGCGGCTCAAGGCTGAAGCCGAGGCGGCCGTGCGCGGCGGCAGCCAGATCCTGGTGCTCAGCGACCGGGGCATCAACGCCACCACCACCTATATGCCGCCTCTGCTGGCGGTGGGTGCGGTGCACCACCACTTGCTCAACCTCGGCCTGCGTCTGCAGACCTCCCTGGTGGCCGACACAGCCCAGTGCTGGAGCACCCATCACGTGGCCTGTCTGATCGGCTTCGGTGCCAGCGCCGTGTGCCCCTGGCTCACCTGGGAAACGGCGCGCCACTGGCTGGCGCAGCCCAAGGTGCAAACCAACATCGAGCGCGGCAAGTTGCCCGCCCTCACCGTGGATCTGGTGCAAGCCAATGTGCGCAAGGCCCTGGAAGATGGCCTGCGCAAGATCCTGTCCAAGATCGGCATCTCGCTGCTGGCGAGCTATCACGGTGCTCAGATTTTCGAGGCGATCGGCATCGGCGCCGATTTGATCGAGCTGGCCTTCAAGGGCACCACCAGCCGGGTGGCTGGCCTCAGCCTCAGCGAGCTGGCCAGCGAAACCCTGAGCTTCCACGCCAAGGCCTTCCCGGAGCTCAACCGCACCAAGCTCGAGTTCATGGGCTTTGTGCAGTACCGCACCGGTGGCGAATACCACCTCAACAGCCCGGAGATGGCCAAGGCTCTCCATGCGGCTGTGGAGGCCGGCCCCGGCTACGACCACTTCTCCACCTACAAAACCCTGCTGGAGAACCGCCCGGTTACGGCGCTGCGCGATCTGCTGGAGCTCAAGCCCGCCCCGGCGGCGCTGCCGCTGGATCAGGTGGAAAGCGTGGAGAGCATCTGCGAGCGCTTCTGCACCGGTGGCATGAGCCTCGGCGCTCTCTCACGGGAAGCCCATGAGGTGCTGGCGATCGCGATGAACCGCATCGGCGGTAAGAGCAACAGCGGCGAAGGCGGCGAAGATCCGGCCCGCTTCCATGCCCTCCAGGATGTGGACGGCGAGGGGCGTTCCGCCACCCTGCCCACGATCAAAGGCCTGCGCAACGGCGACACCGCCTGCTCCGCGATCAAGCAGATCGCCTCGGGTCGCTTCGGCGTGACCCCCGAATACCTGCGCAGCGGCCGGCAGCTAGAGATCAAGGTGGCCCAGGGAGCCAAGCCCGGCGAAGGCGGTCAGCTGCCCGGTCCGAAGGTGGATCCCTACATCGCCTGGCTGCGCAACAGCAAGCCCGGCGTGGCGCTGATCTCACCGCCGCCCCACCACGACATCTATTCGATCGAGGATCTGGCGCAGCTGATCCACGACCTGCACCAGGTGCACCCCGCCGCCAAGGTGAGCGTGAAGCTGGTGGCCGAGATCGGCATCGGCACCATCGCTGCCGGTGTGGCCAAGGCCAACGCCGATGTGATTCAGATCTCCGGCCACGACGGCGGCACCGGCGCCTCACCGCTGAGCTCGATCAAGCACGCCGGCGGCCCCTGGGAGCTTGGCCTCACCGAGGTGCACCGCGCCCTGCTCGAAAACGGCCTGCGCGATCGTGTGCTGCTGCGCGCCGATGGCGGCCTCAAGACCGGCTGGGACGTGATCATCGCCGCCCTGCTCGGGGCTGAGGAATACGGCTTCGGTTCGATCGCGATGATCGCCGAGGGCTGCATCATGGCCCGCGTTTGCCACACCAATAACTGCCCGGTGGGCGTGGCCACCCAGAAGGAAGCCCTGCGCAAGCGCTTCACCGGCATCCCCGAGCACGTGGTGAACTTCTTCTTGTTTGTGGCTGAAGAGGTGCGTCAGCTTCTCAGCGTGCTCGGCGTGGCGCGCCTCGAGGATCTGATCGGCCGCACCGAGCTGCTGCAGCCCCGCGCCGTGCAGCTGGCCAAAACCAAAGCGATCGATCTCTCCTGCCTGCTCGACCCCATTCCCCAGGCCGCCGATCGCTCGTGGCTCCAGCACGACGCTGACGCCCATGGCAACGGCCCCATCCTCGAAGACCAACTGCTGGCGGATGCCGAGCTGATGGCCGCCCTCGAAGGCCATGGCCACGTGGCTCGCACCCTGCCGATCATCAACACCGATCGCAGCGTTTGCGCCCGCCTGGGCGGTGAGATCGCGGCGCGTCATGGCAACACCGGCTTCCAGGGTCAGCTCGACCTCACCTATGAGGGTGCCGCCGGCCAGAGCTTCGGGGCCTTCAACGTGCAGGGCATGAACGTGCGCCTGGTGGGTGAAGCCAACGACTACGTGGGCAAGGGCATCAATGGCGGCCGCATCACCGTGGTGCCTCCCTCCGGTGGCCGCGATCCCGGCAGTCAGGTGATCCTGGGCAACACCTGTCTCTACGGCGCCACCGGCGGCGAGCTGTTCGCCCTGGGCCGCGCTGGTGAGCGCTTCGCCGTGCGCAACAGCGGTGCCCGCACCGTGGTGGAAGGCGCCGGCGACCATTGCTGCGAATACATGACCGGTGGTGTGGTGGTAGTGCTGGGCAGCACCGGCCGCAACGTGGCCGCTGGCATGACCGGTGGCGTGGCCTTCCTGCTCGATGAGACGGGCGGCCTGAGCGAGCGGGTGAACCCCGAGATCGTGGCGATCTGCGAGCTCACCACCCCCGAGCAGGAAGCGCTGCTCAAGCCACTGCTGGAGGCCCATCTCGAGGCCACCGGCAGCAGCAAGGCTGCGGCGATCCTGGCTGATTGGAGCAGCTGGAAAGCGCGCTTCAAGCTGCTGGTCCCCCCCAGCGAAAAGGCCAACGTGGGTCTGGCTGAGCGCGAGGCGGTGGCGGCCTGATCGGTTAGCCGGCGCTTCGGTTCGGTTCACGCTCCCGCCGGTCGGTTCGCCCCACCGGCGGGTTCGGTTGGCCCGATCGGCCTGCCCGATTGGGCTGCATAGCTTGACTGCAATCGCAGCGGCAGCCATGCCTCCTGAATTTGCCCAACACATGCAGCAGCTCTTCGCCCGCCAGATGGCTGTGGCGTTTCTTGAGCACTGCGCTCAGCTGCAGGCTCCCGTGAGCCTGGTAAAAAGCCGCATCGATGAGCTCGCCGCGGGCCCTCTGGCCGTTGAGGCCTGCGCCCTGGAGGCGGAATTCCTGCTGGATCCCTAGCGCGGATACTGCGCCATCAGCCGCTGCACCTCGCCGGCGTGATAGCTGCTGCGAGTGAGCGGTGTGCTCACCACCTGCAGGAAGCCCAGCTCCTGTTCGCCATGGCTCCGGAACGCCTCAAATTGCTCCGGCGTCACGAAGCGATCCACCGGTAGATGTTTGGGCCCGGGTGAGAGGTATTGGCCGATGGTCACGATGTCGACCTGATGGCGGCGCAGATCGGCGAGCACCTCCAGCACCTCCGCATCGCTTTCCCCTAGACCCACCATCAGGCCTGATTTGCTGTAGGCCTTGGGCCAGCCCAGGCGCACCCGCTGCAGCAGCTCGAGCGAACGCTCGTAGATCCCCTGGGGCCGGGCTTTTTTGTAGAGCCGCGGCACGGTTTCGATGTTGTGGTTCAGCACATGGGGCGCCGCGTCCATCACCACGGCCAGGGCGTCCCAGTTGCCGCAGAAATCCGGGATCAGCAGCTCGATCGTGGTGAGCGGTGAGCGCTGCTTCACCTGCTCGATGCAGGCCACGAACTGGCTGGCACCGCCATCGGCCAAGTCGTCGCGGTTCACCGAGGTGATCACCACGTGCTTGAGCCCGAGGCGGGCCACGGCTTCACCCAGCCGCACCGGTTCCGTGGGATCGAGCTCGCGAACGCTCTTGTCGAAGTCGATGTCGCAGTAGGGGCAGGCGCGGGTGCAGCCCGGCCCCATGATCAAAAACGTGGCGGTGCCGCCGGCGAAGCACTCGCCGATGTTGGGGCAGCTGGCTTCCTGACACACCGTGTTGAGCTTGAGATCCAGCAGCAGATCGGCCACCTCGCCGATCCGCTCCCGCTGGGGAGCCTTCACACGCAGCCAGTCGGGTTTGAGCACAGCGCCACTTCCGCCCGCAGGCGCAGATCAGGTGCCAACTCTAGAAACTGGCCCCATCGCCCAAGGCTGCTGCGTGAAGTGGGTCAGAGCCTTTGCTGGAGGGCCATCTCCTACACTCCAGGCATCGGGATGTAGCGCAGCTTGGTAGCGCACTTCGTTCGGGACGAAGGGGCCGCAGGTTCGAATCCTGTCATCCCGACTTTCAGCTGAGCTCGGCGCCTGGATACCCCCTGGGGGTCACCATGCGACCGCCCTCCACGCGGCTGCTGCTGTTGCCGATCAGCACCAGGGTGAGCATGTCGATCTGCTCGATCGGCAGTGCCCCCAGGCTGTGTAACTGCACCGCTTCCTCGGGGCGGCCCAGTTGCCGTGCCACCACCACGGGCGTGGATGGCGGCCGTTGCGCCAGCAGCAGCTCCTGAGCCCGGCCGAGTTGCCAATCGCGCCCCTTGGAGCGCGGGTTGTAGAGCGCCACCACGAAGTCGCCCTCGGCCGCGGCCTTGAGGCGTTGCTCGATCACGGTCCAGGGGGTGAGCCGATCGCTGAGGCTCACGGTGCAGAAATCGTGCATCAGCGGAGCGCCGGCCCGGGCAGCCGCCAGTTGCAGGGCCGAGAGGCCTGGATGCACTTGAAAGGCTGGTCGATCGTGTTCGGCCAGGGCCATCCATTGCTCCAGGGCAAGCCCCGCCATGCCGTAGATGCCGCTATCCCCCGACGACACCAGGGCCACCGTGAGGCCCTGGCAGGCCAGCTCCAGAGCTTCGCGGCAGCGTTCCCGCTCCAAAGTGAGTTGGCCGTCGCTGCGCAGTTGGTCGGGCCGGCGCAGCGGCTCCAGCAGATCCAGATACAGGCCGTAGCCCACCCACACGCAGCTCTCCGCCAGGGCGGCTCGGGCATCGGGGGTGAGCAGCGCGAGATTGCCCGGCCCGCTGCCGATCAGGTGCAGGCAGCCCCGCTGGGGTGCCCACTGCTGGGCGGCCTGGGCGATGGCCGCCGTGGCGGCGCCTTGCTCATCGGTCGTGGCGCGCTCGATCCGTTTGGGGGTGCGCAGCTGGGCTCCCGGGCCGGCGGCCAGCAGCGCGGCCGCCTCCGCCACGCTGGCGGTGCCGAGCTCGGCCTCCACCACCGCGGAGGGATTCGGCACGGGCACGGCGCTCAAGGCGGTGCTGCTGAAGCAGCGCAGGGGCCAGCCGTGCTGTTCAGCCAGTTGCAGCAGGGCGGGTTCATCGGCTTTGCGATCGGCACTCGCGAGCCCGGCGATGGCTTCCAGCGCCAGCCCCTCAGCGGCGAGGCTCTGCTTCAGGCAGCGCTGCAGCAGCGAGAGGCTGGTGCCCCGCTCGCAGCCCATGCCAACCCACAGGGCAGGGGGGTGCCAGCGGCAGTGCGCACTGCGCTCCACCCCCACACTCAGGGGCATGCCTGCGCTGCGCTGGGGCGGCAGACCAGGCAGCTGCAACCAGCGTGGGTTGCCGCTCTGGTGCTCCAGGGCCACGGCGTCGCCGCGGGCGGCCGCTTTCATCAGCGCGTCCCAGTCGCCGGATCCGCGGCGCCAGCCCCAGCGTTGGCCAAAGGCATCGAGGGCCACGTGTTGCTGGCTGGCGCTGCTGCCCGTCAGCACCGCTTCGCCCCCCAGCAACGCCGCCACGCTTTGGGCCAGCGCTTCAGCCCCGGCGCCATGCCCTCCCAGCAGCGGAATCGCATACCGCCCCTGGGCGTCAGCCACCACCACGGCGGGGTCGCGTTCTTTGCCGTGCAGCAATGGTGCAATCAGCCGGGTGATCGCGCCGCAGGCGCCGATGGCCACAAAGGCCCGGCTGCGAGGCCATTCGCTCTCAAGCAGCCGCTGCAGGTCGCCGGGTTGCCAGGCATCGCCATCGGCGGGGCTGGCGATGCGGTCGATCAGGCCCCGCTCCAGCAGCTGACGCAACAGGGGAAGGGCTTGACTGTTGAGGGCAAAACCCCAGCTCAGGCGTTCACTCATCCACCCAGCTTCTCCCGCAGCCCGGCCAACGGGCCGCGCGGGGTGGGCTGTTGCAGCGACCCGTCGGCATTCACCTGGTCGCGGGCGGAGCCACTCAGGCTTGTTTGTGGCGCGATGCGCTCCGGCGCGGGAGCAGCTGCAGGCTCTTGGGTGACTGGTGTTGCCGGTGCCTGCTCGGGTTCAGGTTCGGGTTCTGGCTCGAGCTTCGGCTCCGGTTCTGGCTGTGATGTGGCGGGGGGGGTGTCGTCTGTTTGTGCGGGCGCTGGCGCCAGAGCAGGAGGCTCTGCTGCAGCTTCCGCTGGGGGAGCTTCGACCTGCTCAGCTGAGGGGGGAGTGGCCTCGGCTGGGGCTGCTGGGCCGGGTTGGGGTTCCGGCTCTGGCTCAAG encodes the following:
- the lipA gene encoding lipoyl synthase; translated protein: MLKPDWLRVKAPQRERIGEVADLLLDLKLNTVCQEASCPNIGECFAGGTATFLIMGPGCTRACPYCDIDFDKSVRELDPTEPVRLGEAVARLGLKHVVITSVNRDDLADGGASQFVACIEQVKQRSPLTTIELLIPDFCGNWDALAVVMDAAPHVLNHNIETVPRLYKKARPQGIYERSLELLQRVRLGWPKAYSKSGLMVGLGESDAEVLEVLADLRRHQVDIVTIGQYLSPGPKHLPVDRFVTPEQFEAFRSHGEQELGFLQVVSTPLTRSSYHAGEVQRLMAQYPR
- the cobJ gene encoding precorrin-3B C(17)-methyltransferase, with the protein product MSERLSWGFALNSQALPLLRQLLERGLIDRIASPADGDAWQPGDLQRLLESEWPRSRAFVAIGACGAITRLIAPLLHGKERDPAVVVADAQGRYAIPLLGGHGAGAEALAQSVAALLGGEAVLTGSSASQQHVALDAFGQRWGWRRGSGDWDALMKAAARGDAVALEHQSGNPRWLQLPGLPPQRSAGMPLSVGVERSAHCRWHPPALWVGMGCERGTSLSLLQRCLKQSLAAEGLALEAIAGLASADRKADEPALLQLAEQHGWPLRCFSSTALSAVPVPNPSAVVEAELGTASVAEAAALLAAGPGAQLRTPKRIERATTDEQGAATAAIAQAAQQWAPQRGCLHLIGSGPGNLALLTPDARAALAESCVWVGYGLYLDLLEPLRRPDQLRSDGQLTLERERCREALELACQGLTVALVSSGDSGIYGMAGLALEQWMALAEHDRPAFQVHPGLSALQLAAARAGAPLMHDFCTVSLSDRLTPWTVIEQRLKAAAEGDFVVALYNPRSKGRDWQLGRAQELLLAQRPPSTPVVVARQLGRPEEAVQLHSLGALPIEQIDMLTLVLIGNSSSRVEGGRMVTPRGYPGAELS
- the gltB gene encoding glutamate synthase large subunit — translated: MSQFSRPEWPHRDSPAPAAVAGEKDACGVGFLASLKGEASHWVLRQALRGLDCMEHRGGCGGDGDSGDGAGVLCGIPWSYLDAVWPEAAASSGRSRGLGMLFLPADPARRDQAKAFCDEEAAKLGLASLGWRAVPVDASVLGPLARGTAPVIEQWLLGAAEAGDALESLLFRLRRRCGDRARAAWGAGPSELYFASLSSRTVVYKGMVRSEVLSAFYGDLRDERFAVSFAVYHRRFSTNTLPRWPLAQPMRLLGHNGEINTLLGNLNWARASEADLDAVWGEAASDLKPVVNPAFSDSANLDATLELLVRSGRPITESLLTLVPEAFRDQPELADKPEIQAFYEYSACTQEPWDGPALLVFADGRSVGATLDRNGLRPARYCITNDGFVVMGSETGVVELEESRIIEKGRLGPGQMLAVDLENGRLLHNWEVKQEIASRHPYGQWLAEHRRDLGVQPWAQERQLGDLELLQQQTAFGFTAEDFDLVIEDMAGAGKEPTYCMGDDIPLAVLSNKPHLLYDYFKQRFAQVTNPPIDPLREKLVMSLEMHLGKRGSPLQPQASAAAALHLDSPILNEAELAAVAQQGIPCSTLSTLMPITDGPAGLAAAVERLKAEAEAAVRGGSQILVLSDRGINATTTYMPPLLAVGAVHHHLLNLGLRLQTSLVADTAQCWSTHHVACLIGFGASAVCPWLTWETARHWLAQPKVQTNIERGKLPALTVDLVQANVRKALEDGLRKILSKIGISLLASYHGAQIFEAIGIGADLIELAFKGTTSRVAGLSLSELASETLSFHAKAFPELNRTKLEFMGFVQYRTGGEYHLNSPEMAKALHAAVEAGPGYDHFSTYKTLLENRPVTALRDLLELKPAPAALPLDQVESVESICERFCTGGMSLGALSREAHEVLAIAMNRIGGKSNSGEGGEDPARFHALQDVDGEGRSATLPTIKGLRNGDTACSAIKQIASGRFGVTPEYLRSGRQLEIKVAQGAKPGEGGQLPGPKVDPYIAWLRNSKPGVALISPPPHHDIYSIEDLAQLIHDLHQVHPAAKVSVKLVAEIGIGTIAAGVAKANADVIQISGHDGGTGASPLSSIKHAGGPWELGLTEVHRALLENGLRDRVLLRADGGLKTGWDVIIAALLGAEEYGFGSIAMIAEGCIMARVCHTNNCPVGVATQKEALRKRFTGIPEHVVNFFLFVAEEVRQLLSVLGVARLEDLIGRTELLQPRAVQLAKTKAIDLSCLLDPIPQAADRSWLQHDADAHGNGPILEDQLLADAELMAALEGHGHVARTLPIINTDRSVCARLGGEIAARHGNTGFQGQLDLTYEGAAGQSFGAFNVQGMNVRLVGEANDYVGKGINGGRITVVPPSGGRDPGSQVILGNTCLYGATGGELFALGRAGERFAVRNSGARTVVEGAGDHCCEYMTGGVVVVLGSTGRNVAAGMTGGVAFLLDETGGLSERVNPEIVAICELTTPEQEALLKPLLEAHLEATGSSKAAAILADWSSWKARFKLLVPPSEKANVGLAEREAVAA